The Benincasa hispida cultivar B227 chromosome 9, ASM972705v1, whole genome shotgun sequence genome has a segment encoding these proteins:
- the LOC120086373 gene encoding glycosyltransferase family protein 64 C3 → MNFHFLTILVLLLSFSTAVSSLHEETAATCAAASPPDRRNLRSDQITVLINGYYESRIPLLQSIASTYAASPFVHTVLILWGNPSTSTKTLTKLAQNLTTGPISLIRQSSNSLNSRFLPRKSIQTGAVLICDDDVEIDTSSLEFAFRIWGRNPERLVGFFVRSHDLDLSRREWIYTVHQDRYSIVLTKLMILKTEYLFEYSCGGGAAMADMRRVVDRERNCEDILMNFVVADMSNAGPIMVAAQRIRDWGDPRNDYDDENERLGLREGVSEIGLSNRKGEHRKRRGRCITEFHRRFGRMPLRYSYGKSVDSVGEQALCRKGRKLVPCDQNVL, encoded by the coding sequence atGAACTTCCACTTTCTAACGATCTTAGTCCTCCTCCTCTCTTTCTCCACCGCCGTGTCCTCTCTACATGAAGAAACCGCCGCCACGTGCGCCGCCGCATCCCCACCGGACCGACGGAATCTACGATCAGATCAAATCACGGTCCTCATCAACGGCTATTACGAGTCCCGCATCCCTCTCCTCCAATCAATTGCTTCCACGTATGCCGCATCCCCATTTGTACACACAGTACTGATCCTATGGGGAAATCCCTCAACCTCAACAAAAACCCTAACAAAATTGGCTCAAAACCTCACCACAGGACCCATCTCCCTAATCCGCCAATCTTCAAACAGCCTCAATTCTCGCTTCCTTCCTCGAAAATCCATCCAAACCGGCGCCGTTTTGATCTGTGACGATGACGTCGAGATCGACACATCGTCCCTCGAATTCGCGTTTAGAATTTGGGGGAGAAACCCCGAACGACTTGTCGGCTTCTTCGTCCGGTCCCACGATCTAGACCTCTCGAGACGGGAATGGATCTACACCGTTCATCAAGACAGGTACTCGATCGTACTCACGAAACTGATGATTCTCAAGACGGAGTATTTGTTCGAGTATTCTTGTGGAGGCGGAGCGGCGATGGCCGACATGCGGAGAGTTGTCGATCGAGAGCGTAATTGCGAGGATATCTTGATGAATTTCGTGGTGGCCGACATGTCGAACGCTGGGCCTATTATGGTTGCGGCGCAGAGGATCAGGGACTGGGGAGACCCACGGAATGATTACGATGATGAGAATGAACGGCTCGGATTGAGGGAAGGGGTTAGTGAGATAGGGCTGAGTAATAGGAAAGGGGAGCATAGGAAGAGAAGGGGACGGTGTATAACGGAGTTTCATAGACGATTCGGGAGGATGCCGTTACGGTATAGTTACGGGAAGTCCGTTGACTCAGTTGGCGAACAGGCTTTGTGTAGAAAGGGAAGGAAGTTAGTCCCTTGTGATCAAAATGTActatga